A window of Amycolatopsis australiensis contains these coding sequences:
- a CDS encoding LppA family lipoprotein → MPNKILLAATMVAGTLLFAACDDGGQYLGTPSSETTVPSQQQYAELLRRPTIDEAVARYEQARKTLQTRLTDELGIPGWADKHDGRQSGCANEFPGVDSRDAVRTFLSFITAPKGISGEQWADAKRIATEVGAGSGFTKPGVQTNKPPTFEFELRDQYGATLTLSSGTTTVISIETGCHLTTEAKGRISASATTQR, encoded by the coding sequence ATGCCGAACAAAATCTTGTTGGCCGCCACAATGGTCGCGGGCACGCTCCTGTTCGCGGCCTGCGATGACGGCGGTCAATACCTCGGAACGCCGTCATCGGAGACAACAGTGCCCAGTCAGCAGCAGTACGCCGAACTCCTGCGGCGGCCGACGATTGATGAGGCTGTCGCCCGCTACGAACAAGCCCGCAAGACACTGCAGACGAGGTTGACCGACGAGCTCGGCATCCCCGGATGGGCCGACAAGCACGATGGTCGCCAGTCAGGTTGTGCTAACGAGTTCCCGGGGGTCGACAGCCGGGACGCGGTACGCACGTTTCTCAGCTTCATTACCGCACCCAAAGGGATCTCCGGTGAGCAATGGGCGGACGCGAAGCGCATCGCGACGGAAGTCGGCGCGGGCTCCGGGTTCACCAAACCAGGAGTGCAGACGAACAAACCGCCCACGTTCGAGTTCGAATTGCGGGACCAGTACGGAGCAACCCTGACGCTGTCGTCGGGCACGACGACGGTCATCTCCATCGAAACAGGCTGCCACCTGACCACAGAGGCAAAGGGGCGGATCAGCGCGAGCGCGACCACGCAACGATAG
- a CDS encoding DUF3558 domain-containing protein, giving the protein MNNTAPSTSTRLSALASQSPAPPPMTRLGAVAAVLVLCAACSSGVHGSRTAPIDQPESTSVTPSVDEPDTTSVSPSVPFGGAPAVANPLPRTVLDGDPCTEALTPDQVQAAIGIQVPGVREDLASTGPACSWSNDDTFGSVGVSYTLNTHTGLSSVYANTRPKSATWRPLPPVQGFPAVAHSGSAGQKPPSDFCQASVGLADTYSIDISLTLGSSKRGIADPCGEPLRQICDLVITTLRAKVRP; this is encoded by the coding sequence GTGAACAACACCGCACCATCCACATCGACTCGCCTCTCCGCGCTGGCATCACAGAGCCCGGCGCCACCACCAATGACCCGGCTCGGTGCAGTCGCTGCTGTTCTCGTCCTCTGCGCGGCGTGTTCGTCGGGTGTCCACGGCTCCCGAACCGCCCCGATCGACCAGCCGGAAAGCACTTCGGTAACGCCGTCCGTCGACGAGCCGGACACCACCTCGGTATCGCCGTCCGTGCCCTTCGGCGGCGCACCCGCCGTCGCCAATCCGCTGCCGAGAACCGTCCTTGACGGCGACCCCTGCACCGAAGCGCTCACACCCGACCAAGTCCAAGCAGCCATCGGCATCCAGGTTCCCGGTGTCCGAGAAGACTTAGCCTCGACCGGACCGGCATGCAGCTGGAGCAACGACGACACCTTCGGCTCGGTCGGCGTCTCCTACACCCTCAACACCCACACCGGCCTCAGCAGCGTCTACGCCAACACCCGGCCCAAGTCGGCGACCTGGCGGCCGCTCCCACCCGTTCAGGGCTTCCCCGCCGTCGCCCACTCCGGCAGCGCGGGTCAGAAACCGCCGTCGGATTTCTGCCAGGCCAGCGTCGGGCTCGCCGACACCTACTCCATCGACATCAGCCTGACCCTCGGCAGCAGCAAACGAGGCATCGCCGACCCATGCGGAGAACCACTTCGGCAGATCTGCGACCTCGTGATCACGACACTGCGCGCCAAAGTGCGCCCGTAA
- a CDS encoding alpha/beta hydrolase family protein — MVREVDGAWRPLLTVDRTDAGSTVPQAFDRDGRRLLVQTSAGANTARVLWIDVATGEQEVVAEDPDYDVSSVSTDALTHQPLIVSFERDRLHTQAPDSEIERDLNKLAALDDGDLVVASSDRENRRWIVSYVHANGPTASYLYDRATSQHTFLFYDRPGLAGRLHDVEPFSFTARDGLRIDGYLTFPEGNAEKVPTVLLVHGGPRARDVWQLRPAAQWLADRGYLCVQVNYRGSTGYGKAFTAAGNREWGGKMQDDLLDAVAWVVEAGYADPARIGIYGGSYGGYAALAAAAFTPEVFRCAIDVCGPSNLETLLRAIPPYWTPMAAEMYEAVGNPDTEPEFLRSRSPLSHVENMKIPLMIVQGANDPRVPQSESDQIVAALRNNGVPPEYLLFDDEGHGLEKPENRLTFFARAEQFLAEHLGGHCESEPA; from the coding sequence ATGGTGCGCGAGGTCGACGGCGCGTGGCGCCCGCTGCTGACAGTCGACCGGACCGACGCGGGCAGCACCGTGCCGCAGGCGTTCGACCGGGACGGCCGCCGCCTGCTCGTGCAAACCTCGGCAGGAGCCAACACCGCACGGGTGCTCTGGATCGACGTTGCCACCGGCGAGCAGGAGGTGGTCGCGGAAGATCCGGACTACGACGTCAGCTCCGTCAGCACCGACGCGTTGACGCACCAGCCGCTCATCGTGTCGTTCGAGCGGGACCGCCTGCACACGCAGGCCCCGGACTCGGAGATCGAACGCGACCTGAACAAGCTGGCCGCACTCGATGACGGCGACCTGGTGGTGGCCTCCTCCGACCGGGAAAACCGCAGGTGGATCGTCTCGTACGTCCACGCCAACGGGCCCACGGCCAGCTACCTGTACGACCGCGCCACCAGCCAGCACACGTTCCTGTTCTACGACCGCCCTGGTCTCGCCGGCAGGCTGCACGACGTCGAACCGTTCTCGTTCACCGCTCGTGATGGCCTGCGGATCGACGGCTACCTGACGTTCCCGGAAGGGAACGCCGAGAAGGTGCCCACCGTGCTTCTGGTGCACGGCGGTCCCCGAGCGCGGGACGTGTGGCAGCTCCGCCCGGCAGCCCAGTGGCTGGCCGACCGCGGCTACCTCTGCGTCCAGGTGAACTACCGCGGCTCGACCGGCTACGGCAAGGCGTTCACCGCCGCCGGGAATCGCGAGTGGGGCGGCAAGATGCAGGACGACCTGCTCGACGCCGTCGCGTGGGTCGTGGAGGCCGGGTACGCAGACCCTGCCAGGATCGGAATCTACGGCGGCTCGTACGGCGGATACGCCGCCCTCGCCGCCGCGGCGTTCACCCCCGAGGTGTTCCGGTGCGCCATCGACGTGTGCGGGCCCAGCAACCTCGAGACGCTCCTGCGAGCGATACCGCCCTACTGGACTCCGATGGCCGCCGAGATGTACGAGGCGGTAGGCAACCCGGACACCGAGCCGGAGTTCCTGCGGTCACGATCGCCGCTCTCGCACGTCGAGAACATGAAGATCCCGCTGATGATCGTCCAAGGGGCCAACGACCCCCGGGTCCCGCAATCGGAGAGCGACCAGATCGTCGCCGCGCTGCGGAACAACGGCGTGCCTCCCGAGTATCTGCTGTTCGACGACGAAGGCCACGGGCTGGAGAAACCCGAGAACCGGTTGACGTTCTTCGCCAGGGCCGAGCAGTTCCTGGCCGAACACCTCGGCGGCCACTGCGAATCCGAACCCGCGTAA
- a CDS encoding trypsin-like serine protease, whose amino-acid sequence MPDLNPSSQVGHPATARHPPQQKPLPNPGKQHMPLRESLQKLTLAGPRLAYQQALAKLDTPPHAAECPIDAPWVAAIHYDGGDRSDYFTGVGVLIAPEWVLTCAHLFSPVFDRPETGEPPTADKTFHVRVGDPRLFTGTRHAIVDRIENNYRPIDPRSGEREKSRKNRRKLSADVTLLRLATPAEADPARLLAGPIAEGTAVSCLGWPGGPERSGTLTQVNTHIVTHLAGLSGAIKPDEFCVANADKPADMSNGCSGAPTVILPEPEHHPSPLVAGIISRGAPLGDDTTSDPAIVVDLTRHREFIETTTGITFLTAPDLEQRAVKEAG is encoded by the coding sequence ATGCCCGACCTCAACCCCTCTTCCCAGGTCGGGCATCCCGCGACTGCTCGGCACCCGCCGCAGCAGAAACCGTTACCGAATCCTGGAAAACAACACATGCCTCTTCGAGAAAGCCTGCAGAAACTGACACTCGCCGGTCCCCGGCTGGCGTACCAGCAGGCGTTGGCAAAACTCGACACGCCGCCCCACGCGGCGGAATGTCCGATCGACGCACCATGGGTTGCCGCCATCCACTACGACGGCGGCGACCGCAGCGACTACTTCACCGGCGTCGGCGTCCTCATCGCCCCCGAGTGGGTCCTGACCTGCGCTCACTTGTTCAGTCCCGTCTTCGACCGGCCCGAAACCGGGGAACCGCCCACCGCCGACAAAACCTTCCACGTCCGCGTCGGCGACCCTCGCCTGTTCACCGGCACCCGGCACGCGATCGTCGACCGAATCGAAAACAACTACCGCCCCATCGACCCCCGTTCCGGAGAGCGCGAAAAATCCCGCAAGAATCGTCGCAAGCTCAGCGCCGACGTCACGCTCCTGCGACTGGCCACCCCGGCCGAGGCCGACCCCGCCCGGTTGCTCGCCGGGCCGATCGCCGAAGGCACCGCGGTGAGCTGCCTCGGCTGGCCCGGCGGCCCCGAACGGTCCGGGACGCTCACCCAGGTCAATACCCACATCGTGACCCACCTCGCCGGGCTGAGCGGCGCGATCAAGCCCGACGAATTCTGCGTCGCCAACGCCGACAAACCGGCAGACATGAGCAATGGCTGCTCCGGGGCGCCCACGGTGATCCTTCCCGAGCCCGAACACCACCCATCTCCGCTAGTGGCCGGCATCATCAGCCGTGGCGCACCGCTCGGGGACGACACAACCTCAGACCCCGCGATCGTCGTCGACCTCACCCGCCACCGCGAGTTCATCGAAACGACCACCGGCATCACGTTCCTCACCGCGCCCGACCTCGAGCAGCGCGCCGTCAAGGAAGCCGGATAG
- a CDS encoding SAM-dependent methyltransferase, whose amino-acid sequence MNTSRTREADACVSREPIGLDSDRPLLARFYDAVLGGTDNYGVDRSLLTMLRASVPQVDFVFRSEVQFLAHAVRYIAGERGIEQFVVALPGLLPDRVDQLHDVARRCQHDARVWYIDYEPVVLAHLRARLNGVGGFVHVVEADPLDPATVWHRLAEHPSPPDEEPICLVLGGVLSFHPGSREDAAAVAQLHVAQLPPGSFIVLTHLLDPEIPELAPMVRRLHDGLDGSLWAGSVATRAQIRAMVAGTTILPPGHGQPPDVVPATMWWRNGPPVTYRGAAATPDPDSGQFVAAVVAAVDQHADSAPAG is encoded by the coding sequence GTGAACACGTCGCGCACTCGTGAGGCCGATGCGTGCGTCTCCCGCGAGCCGATCGGCCTGGACTCCGACCGCCCGCTGCTCGCCCGGTTCTACGACGCCGTTCTCGGCGGGACCGACAACTACGGAGTGGACCGCTCGCTGCTGACCATGCTGCGCGCCTCGGTGCCCCAGGTTGACTTCGTGTTCCGTTCGGAGGTCCAGTTCCTGGCCCACGCTGTCCGCTACATCGCCGGCGAGCGCGGCATCGAGCAGTTCGTCGTCGCCCTCCCCGGTCTTCTGCCTGACCGCGTCGATCAGCTCCACGACGTCGCCCGCAGGTGTCAGCACGACGCCCGTGTCTGGTACATCGACTACGAGCCGGTCGTCCTGGCACATCTGCGAGCCCGCCTCAACGGCGTCGGTGGATTCGTCCACGTCGTCGAGGCCGACCCGCTCGACCCCGCCACGGTCTGGCACCGGCTGGCCGAACATCCGTCGCCACCCGATGAGGAACCGATCTGCCTCGTGCTCGGCGGGGTCCTGTCCTTTCACCCCGGATCCCGCGAGGACGCAGCCGCGGTGGCGCAGCTGCACGTCGCCCAGCTGCCGCCCGGATCGTTCATCGTGCTCACGCACCTGCTCGACCCGGAGATCCCCGAGCTCGCACCTATGGTGCGGCGGCTTCACGACGGTCTGGACGGCTCGCTGTGGGCGGGCAGCGTAGCCACCCGCGCCCAGATCCGCGCGATGGTCGCGGGCACGACGATCCTCCCACCCGGCCACGGCCAGCCACCCGACGTCGTCCCCGCCACCATGTGGTGGCGCAACGGGCCGCCCGTCACCTACCGAGGCGCCGCCGCCACGCCAGACCCGGACTCCGGCCAGTTCGTCGCGGCCGTCGTCGCTGCCGTCGACCAGCACGCCGACTCCGCCCCGGCCGGCTAG
- a CDS encoding GNAT family N-acetyltransferase, which yields MTASSVVEPLRPIDTRDAAAVIAATFVDLDIARWLVPHDAAERERCLRKQFAWLISAALAHDGRLHGIRENGHLVAAALWTIHPGGKPAEPPGYDTALRSITGAHYPRFRALDDVLAATTPTMAHHHLALLAAADRGRRLGSTLLSTYLAWADRQRPVRPMLHLHASSPRAAQLYIRHGFEADDPAEIPHSDGLHAFPMHRHSATAPLSAPLRVVQP from the coding sequence ATGACCGCCTCAAGCGTCGTCGAGCCGTTGCGGCCGATCGACACCCGCGACGCCGCCGCAGTCATCGCGGCCACGTTCGTCGACCTCGACATCGCCCGCTGGCTGGTCCCCCACGACGCCGCCGAGCGGGAACGGTGCCTGCGCAAGCAGTTCGCCTGGCTGATCAGCGCCGCCCTCGCCCACGACGGGCGGCTGCACGGCATTCGCGAAAACGGGCACCTGGTCGCCGCCGCGCTGTGGACCATCCACCCGGGCGGCAAACCCGCCGAGCCGCCGGGCTACGACACAGCACTGCGCTCGATCACCGGCGCGCACTACCCGCGGTTCCGTGCCCTGGACGACGTTCTCGCCGCCACCACCCCGACGATGGCGCACCACCACCTGGCGCTCCTGGCCGCCGCCGACCGTGGCCGCAGGCTCGGCAGCACCTTGCTGAGCACCTACCTCGCCTGGGCCGACCGACAGCGCCCGGTGCGGCCGATGCTGCACCTGCACGCCAGCAGCCCACGCGCGGCCCAGCTCTACATCCGACACGGCTTCGAAGCCGACGACCCCGCCGAGATCCCCCACAGCGACGGCCTCCACGCGTTCCCGATGCACCGCCACTCGGCGACCGCTCCGCTCTCGGCCCCTCTTCGCGTTGTCCAGCCATAA
- a CDS encoding APC family permease: MPDLRRRAPETTRGLDAALAAGQLSTSFITGRTVAAATPTTVVAGVVPVAIAVTSGNFPLLFIVIAAVYLLFCVGYLAASRMVPADTASGAFYNLVSRGLSQTMGVGAGWVAVAAYTALTLGLYGLIGAILGPPLSSLLGITLPWQAVAIPAALLVGWLGLLKIEVGTRFLMVLVTCEVLMITVVTAANWLHPAADTSPLDALNPHQLTTGAPVVAAQLALAVLGYIGTELTVVHTRDARDSHRGVARATVATIAVLTVLYVAAPAGLSVTLGVDGVVHAAQADPGGLFVSTARTHLGELAATIVQILFAGSLLAGAIAFHGATAFYCVHLGRDHAAPRALARVGRKHGSATVASLSQTVLAVAAIITVSVLGADPVQTLFYYGGTAGAVGILALLALTALAIAVILLRQRTTPSSTTAHGAATPAELDHLDDSTGRLGAAHRRWAAAAAIPATIVLAVLLTIVMLHLDTLLGVTPDSPLPFAVQLTYLAVFIAGVTWALCRRSAAVRHTAPAGTDRR, translated from the coding sequence ATGCCCGATCTGCGCCGCCGCGCTCCCGAGACCACGAGAGGCCTCGACGCCGCGCTCGCCGCCGGCCAGCTGTCCACCAGCTTCATCACCGGCCGGACGGTCGCCGCCGCCACCCCGACCACCGTGGTCGCCGGGGTCGTGCCGGTCGCGATCGCCGTGACCAGCGGCAACTTCCCGCTCCTGTTCATCGTGATCGCGGCCGTGTACCTGCTGTTCTGCGTCGGCTACCTCGCCGCGAGCCGGATGGTCCCGGCCGACACCGCCAGCGGCGCCTTCTACAACCTGGTCAGCCGAGGCCTGAGCCAGACCATGGGCGTCGGCGCCGGCTGGGTCGCCGTCGCCGCCTACACCGCGCTCACCCTCGGCCTCTACGGGCTGATCGGCGCCATCCTCGGACCGCCGCTGTCGAGCCTGCTCGGCATCACCCTGCCCTGGCAGGCCGTCGCCATCCCCGCCGCCCTGCTGGTCGGGTGGCTCGGACTCCTCAAAATTGAAGTCGGCACCCGGTTCCTCATGGTCCTGGTCACCTGCGAAGTTCTCATGATCACCGTGGTGACCGCCGCCAACTGGCTCCACCCCGCGGCCGACACCAGCCCGCTGGACGCCCTGAACCCGCACCAGCTGACCACCGGTGCCCCCGTCGTCGCCGCGCAGCTCGCGCTCGCCGTCCTCGGCTACATCGGCACGGAACTCACCGTCGTGCACACCCGCGACGCCCGCGACAGCCACCGCGGCGTGGCCCGCGCGACCGTCGCCACCATCGCGGTCCTCACCGTGCTCTACGTCGCCGCCCCGGCCGGGCTGAGCGTGACCCTCGGCGTCGACGGGGTCGTCCACGCCGCCCAAGCCGACCCCGGCGGCCTGTTCGTCAGCACTGCACGGACGCACCTGGGTGAACTCGCCGCCACGATCGTGCAGATCCTGTTCGCCGGCAGCCTCCTGGCCGGGGCGATCGCCTTCCACGGCGCGACCGCCTTCTACTGCGTCCACCTCGGCCGCGACCATGCCGCCCCGAGAGCCCTCGCCCGCGTCGGGCGCAAGCACGGCAGCGCCACCGTCGCCTCGCTCAGCCAGACCGTCCTCGCGGTCGCCGCGATCATCACCGTGTCCGTCCTCGGCGCCGACCCCGTCCAGACCCTGTTCTACTACGGCGGCACCGCCGGGGCCGTCGGCATCCTGGCCCTGCTCGCCCTGACCGCGCTCGCCATCGCCGTCATCCTGCTGCGCCAGCGCACCACGCCCTCCAGCACGACCGCGCACGGCGCCGCGACGCCCGCCGAGCTCGACCACCTTGACGACTCGACCGGGCGGCTCGGCGCGGCGCACCGCCGCTGGGCCGCGGCCGCCGCGATCCCCGCGACCATCGTGCTCGCCGTCCTCTTGACCATCGTGATGCTGCACCTGGACACGCTGCTCGGTGTCACGCCGGACTCCCCGCTGCCGTTCGCGGTGCAGCTGACCTACCTGGCCGTGTTCATCGCCGGGGTCACATGGGCCCTCTGCCGCCGGTCGGCCGCAGTCCGCCACACCGCGCCGGCCGGAACGGACCGCCGATGA
- a CDS encoding GPP34 family phosphoprotein, whose amino-acid sequence MASADLNAVTAPLPPPRALHYPSAIPDHHARLPQGPQPHGSVQPQARRAAIRHPADLPVDPAPYESIFRYTPRPYHGSEKLADLVLTANFAQDMHHPLVQDRARIACVLGAMLLAELRMAGLIKVGPDGWIGPARPADTDDCALAPVLEDLHTFRSAEPARKWLQYFTLDDRATTFVWKRLEHDDVARTERTWRGRRHVLTEVRATGWTRRYLEIHGAASDVPAPAVVLWHGLQQLRLDARALDLQPEIARRLDSAEFPAALDPLFDALADVLARVATPL is encoded by the coding sequence GTGGCTTCGGCCGACCTCAACGCCGTGACCGCTCCCCTGCCTCCGCCCAGGGCCTTGCACTACCCGAGCGCGATCCCTGATCATCATGCACGCCTTCCTCAGGGGCCGCAGCCGCACGGTTCAGTTCAGCCTCAGGCCCGACGTGCGGCGATCCGACACCCCGCGGACCTGCCGGTTGACCCCGCCCCGTACGAGTCGATCTTCCGGTACACGCCGAGGCCGTACCACGGCTCGGAGAAGTTGGCCGACCTGGTGCTGACAGCCAACTTCGCCCAGGACATGCACCACCCGCTGGTGCAGGACCGTGCCCGGATCGCGTGCGTCCTCGGTGCCATGCTGCTGGCCGAGCTGCGCATGGCAGGCCTGATCAAGGTAGGCCCCGACGGCTGGATCGGCCCAGCGCGCCCGGCGGACACCGACGACTGCGCGCTGGCGCCGGTCCTCGAGGACCTGCACACCTTCCGCTCGGCCGAACCGGCCCGGAAGTGGCTTCAGTACTTCACGCTGGACGACCGCGCGACCACGTTCGTCTGGAAACGCCTTGAACACGACGACGTCGCCCGGACCGAGCGGACCTGGCGCGGACGCCGGCATGTGTTGACCGAAGTCCGGGCCACCGGGTGGACGCGCCGGTACCTGGAAATCCACGGCGCCGCCAGCGACGTACCCGCCCCAGCCGTCGTCCTCTGGCATGGCCTCCAACAGCTCCGCCTCGACGCCCGCGCGCTCGACTTGCAGCCCGAGATCGCGCGCCGGCTCGACAGCGCGGAGTTCCCGGCCGCGCTGGATCCGCTGTTCGACGCGCTCGCCGACGTCCTGGCCCGCGTGGCCACCCCGCTGTAG
- a CDS encoding HAD family hydrolase produces MTAPNTLPRTLVLWDVDHTLIETRGVGRAIYDRAFPAATGRPLVKLAQISGRTELDIMAESLRVNGLEPTDEAVKKLADALVKGYEDARDELAATGRALPGARKALQQLAADPAIHQGILTGNLREVARIKLEVFGLDRYLDFESSAFGDDHADRPELVRIARERTEAQSGARFELRDIVLIGDTPNDVKAALTAGVRVIGVATGKNTETQLREAGASTVVPDLSDVARLIEGGNRR; encoded by the coding sequence ATGACCGCGCCGAACACGCTGCCGCGCACCTTGGTGCTGTGGGATGTCGACCACACCCTGATCGAGACGCGAGGGGTCGGCCGGGCGATCTACGACCGGGCGTTTCCAGCTGCTACCGGCCGGCCGCTGGTGAAGCTGGCACAGATTTCCGGGCGGACGGAACTCGACATCATGGCCGAGTCGCTGCGCGTCAACGGCCTGGAACCGACCGACGAAGCCGTGAAGAAGTTGGCCGACGCCCTCGTGAAGGGATACGAAGACGCCCGCGACGAGCTGGCCGCCACCGGCCGCGCACTGCCCGGCGCCCGCAAAGCACTCCAGCAACTGGCCGCTGACCCCGCCATTCACCAGGGCATCTTGACCGGCAACCTGCGCGAGGTGGCGCGCATCAAGCTGGAGGTGTTCGGGCTCGACCGGTATCTGGACTTCGAGTCCAGTGCCTTTGGTGACGACCACGCCGACCGACCCGAACTGGTGCGCATCGCACGTGAGCGGACGGAAGCCCAGTCCGGCGCGCGGTTCGAGCTACGCGACATCGTGCTCATCGGGGATACGCCCAACGACGTGAAGGCCGCGCTGACCGCAGGGGTGCGAGTCATCGGGGTGGCGACGGGGAAGAACACGGAGACGCAGCTGCGCGAGGCTGGGGCCTCGACGGTCGTGCCTGACCTCTCCGACGTCGCCCGACTCATCGAAGGCGGAAACCGCCGATGA
- a CDS encoding helix-turn-helix domain-containing protein: MNDDLARRVGDRVRFYRTAAHQTKTVVAGLTGITPDYLYQIERGQKLPTIAVLAQLADVLSVKPGDLLDGQLATRPSRANSITADAIYRAMTTPQRQAASPAAVPELKTQVQAAWHAWQTSPHRYSELTTDLPELIAATEATIREAAGRQQRQAQAVAADLYGLLRTVTKRVGRVDLSLLAADRAQRAAEQADDPVRLAGARWNLTQVLLADGRAEEAEAVALSALADLRPLLQADHREAVALSGALLLIAAVAAVRNGDAWMGRDRLRQAAPLAERTGDCNTCWTAFGPTNVAMYAVTVEVESGEAVEGLRLAAQVDHERSPSIERRVAFLLDQAKGYVQRRDFATTLALLGTAEQDAPEDVRFRPAAHALLRTVIERGRRTESAGAVRLAADIGLPV; this comes from the coding sequence ATGAACGATGATCTGGCGCGCAGGGTGGGAGACCGGGTGCGGTTCTACCGCACGGCGGCGCACCAGACCAAGACGGTCGTGGCGGGACTGACCGGCATCACCCCGGACTACCTCTACCAGATCGAGCGCGGCCAAAAGCTGCCGACGATTGCGGTGCTGGCTCAGCTGGCGGACGTGCTCAGTGTGAAGCCCGGCGATCTGCTCGACGGCCAGCTGGCGACCCGGCCGTCTCGCGCCAACAGCATCACGGCTGACGCCATCTACCGTGCCATGACCACCCCGCAGCGGCAGGCCGCGAGCCCGGCTGCGGTGCCTGAGTTGAAGACGCAGGTGCAAGCGGCCTGGCATGCCTGGCAGACCTCACCGCATCGCTACTCCGAACTGACGACCGATCTGCCAGAGCTCATCGCGGCGACCGAAGCCACCATCCGTGAGGCTGCTGGGCGTCAACAACGCCAGGCGCAGGCGGTGGCAGCTGACCTCTACGGGCTCCTGCGGACGGTGACCAAGCGTGTCGGCCGGGTCGACCTGTCACTGCTGGCCGCCGACCGGGCGCAACGGGCGGCCGAGCAGGCCGACGACCCGGTGCGCCTGGCCGGAGCCCGCTGGAACCTGACGCAAGTACTCCTGGCCGATGGCCGCGCGGAAGAGGCCGAAGCCGTGGCCTTGAGCGCGTTGGCTGACCTGCGACCGCTCCTGCAGGCCGACCACCGTGAGGCAGTGGCGCTGTCCGGCGCACTCCTGCTTATCGCCGCTGTGGCCGCGGTGCGCAACGGCGACGCCTGGATGGGCCGGGACCGACTGCGGCAGGCAGCCCCGCTGGCCGAGCGCACGGGCGACTGCAACACCTGCTGGACGGCCTTCGGCCCGACCAACGTGGCGATGTACGCGGTGACGGTCGAAGTGGAGTCAGGCGAAGCGGTGGAGGGTCTGCGGCTGGCGGCTCAGGTGGACCATGAGCGGTCGCCGTCCATTGAGCGGCGCGTGGCCTTCTTGCTCGACCAGGCCAAGGGCTACGTCCAGCGGCGGGACTTCGCTACGACACTGGCGCTGCTGGGCACGGCCGAGCAGGATGCGCCGGAAGACGTCCGCTTCCGTCCGGCGGCTCACGCCCTCCTGCGCACGGTCATCGAACGCGGACGGCGGACGGAATCGGCCGGGGCGGTGCGCCTGGCGGCCGACATCGGTCTGCCCGTCTAA
- a CDS encoding methyltransferase domain-containing protein: protein MTRLGSHLERLAGDLNHALVEQLVDKRALTTPGWRAAFEALPRHLFAPRFTLPDNLGGESHDAADRGRQEDWLRAVYQDEALLTDFDERGILVSSCSAPTVVATMLEQSGATEGDSVLEIGTGTGWTAALLSRRLGSDAVTSVEVNPAYVAQARQRLDDLGLAPTLAVADGYLGYPQRAPYDRIIATASLRRVPPAWLGQVRPGGTILTDLRGAFAGNLARLTVGDDQSAHGEFLPTRLTFMPLRSPEQPFLLQPELSSRAVHQAGESRFTRLAPTVLRERGRVFAFFAQLAMPGTESGYVKVEGGTMYFCLTDPGTGAWARADATLGDPAADRQVTQGGDRRLWDELEAAHMQWLQLGQPRPEDLSIVVTPDGEQVVAHPATDTRWSLPL from the coding sequence ATGACCCGTCTCGGCAGCCACCTGGAGCGCTTGGCCGGCGACCTTAACCACGCCTTGGTCGAGCAGTTGGTCGACAAGCGAGCGCTGACCACGCCTGGGTGGCGAGCGGCGTTCGAGGCTCTGCCGCGGCACTTGTTCGCGCCGCGCTTCACCTTGCCGGACAACCTGGGCGGCGAGTCTCACGATGCTGCCGACCGCGGGCGGCAAGAGGACTGGCTGCGCGCGGTCTACCAGGATGAGGCCCTGCTTACCGACTTCGATGAGCGAGGCATCCTCGTCAGCTCCTGTTCCGCCCCGACGGTGGTGGCCACCATGCTGGAGCAAAGCGGGGCGACCGAAGGCGACTCCGTGCTGGAGATCGGCACCGGCACCGGGTGGACTGCGGCCTTACTCTCGCGTCGGCTGGGGTCTGATGCGGTGACTTCGGTCGAGGTCAACCCGGCGTATGTCGCCCAGGCCCGGCAGCGGCTGGACGACCTCGGCCTGGCCCCGACGCTGGCCGTAGCGGACGGGTACCTCGGCTATCCGCAGCGCGCGCCGTATGACCGGATCATCGCTACCGCCTCGCTGCGGCGAGTGCCTCCGGCCTGGCTCGGACAGGTCCGGCCCGGCGGGACCATCCTCACCGACCTCCGTGGGGCATTCGCGGGCAACCTGGCCCGCCTGACGGTCGGCGACGACCAGTCCGCCCACGGCGAGTTCCTGCCCACGAGGCTCACCTTCATGCCGCTACGAAGCCCCGAACAGCCGTTCCTTCTACAGCCGGAACTGTCCAGCCGGGCTGTCCACCAAGCCGGCGAATCCCGCTTCACCCGGCTGGCGCCGACCGTGCTGCGGGAGCGCGGGCGCGTGTTCGCGTTCTTCGCCCAACTGGCGATGCCCGGCACCGAATCCGGCTACGTCAAGGTCGAAGGCGGCACGATGTACTTCTGCCTGACCGACCCGGGCACCGGGGCGTGGGCACGTGCCGACGCCACTCTGGGTGATCCGGCTGCTGACCGCCAGGTGACGCAAGGCGGCGACCGGCGCTTGTGGGATGAGCTGGAGGCCGCCCACATGCAGTGGCTCCAGCTCGGCCAGCCGCGGCCGGAGGACTTGAGTATCGTGGTCACCCCGGACGGCGAGCAGGTCGTAGCTCATCCGGCGACGGACACGCGGTGGTCGCTTCCGCTGTAG